A stretch of Deltaproteobacteria bacterium DNA encodes these proteins:
- a CDS encoding DUF5615 family PIN-like protein: protein MKFKLDENIGSRGHDLLRKAGHEVSTVRDQKLTSAGDKKLIEVCRKEKRGLVTLDMEFGNPLLFDPSKYSGIAVIKLPPKPSHQNLLDAVGSLIAGLASDDLSGKLWIVQPDRIREYQQD from the coding sequence GTGAAATTCAAACTCGACGAAAACATAGGGAGCCGCGGCCATGACCTTCTGCGAAAGGCCGGACATGAGGTTTCCACCGTCCGCGACCAGAAGTTGACATCCGCTGGCGACAAAAAATTAATCGAAGTCTGCCGGAAAGAAAAAAGGGGCCTTGTCACCCTCGACATGGAATTCGGCAATCCCCTGTTGTTCGATCCCTCAAAATACTCGGGCATTGCTGTCATCAAACTTCCTCCCAAACCGTCACATCAAAATCTGCTGGATGCCGTTGGATCGCTCATTGCCGGCCTTGCCTCGGACGACCTGTCCGGAAAACTCTGGATCGTCCAGCCGGACAGGATTCGGGAATACCAACAGGACTGA
- a CDS encoding DUF433 domain-containing protein — MTRDELLKKISINPDICFGKPCIKGHRIWVSLILDLLADRMSVPEILQEYPGLTEEDILACIAYGAEMARERYFEMAAH; from the coding sequence ATGACAAGAGACGAACTACTCAAAAAAATATCCATTAATCCCGACATTTGCTTCGGCAAACCGTGCATCAAGGGACACCGTATTTGGGTATCTCTGATACTGGATTTGCTTGCCGACAGAATGAGCGTGCCCGAAATTCTCCAGGAATACCCCGGACTGACGGAAGAAGATATTCTTGCGTGCATTGCCTATGGCGCGGAAATGGCCAGAGAGCGGTATTTCGAAATGGCCGCCCATTAA